One genomic window of Polyangium aurulentum includes the following:
- a CDS encoding PD-(D/E)XK nuclease family protein — protein MEIALTTPGAAARGARTLRSFVQDALVTLAPEVGWASTEGTRLVARAALEAAPIAGVRLPDEPAERVGFAHVVDTAIGRLRRAGTRPEHLFGAPGAEAALLAEVMRRADELLAARGLVDPRAGGFALARAIRSRPCDAIFDEMNAREVLLSGMLNFEPDDLVWLEALNDRARKAGGRGVSVTLPLFTGTSLFAEPSDDEEAVGTVAAALEKRWGELENGPEIDWQHLGEVTAQRIVRAANPEGEARAVAGEVLAALGSGIPPEAIAILVPQLDDTALDPLRAALEDARIPFHEPRGPSPDTSPEGRAALGLLSLAAGPVTRERVIELLRAPGVHAGIWVGERSERDAEAKAALLAHRLRDVPVEVDRSGKLLVEVLRGAIEAEGRGDEAWMPAAIERMLASVQRVAAGQTRAEIATRFDALCDRLQLGTPSMNELGAALRIEAQRGRSLALRAIGEGSAAVRALRDAARGIVEAALAVGMESTPTKVEEMLAEIRRAASGSRIDGGGGRAGAVRIARPTELCGMRHELLIVTGLSPAAYGPEGEGALIDERLWAALPPGARPKTARERDRVRRMELAWAMGSARRVILSHAAGEDEGAQHPIIARAVKAGVSLRQEPSSRVSRAASRIDPRGAELVALSAGSLPAPLIADRVSIERARLAFFLDPRGEAGPFTGRIDCEDPALSAHLRACVGGDTPERPISVTNLEKAAGCAFAGFARRVWRTRRSEDALEAADPRERGNQVHAAVAAAFAAARDAGGKANRQKALVAARDAAIKALGADKEAAPLRREILTTAVADALALVAHGLAEEGFSFGLAEQPFGPDELPPWDVLPLPPEPGIDGQTVFVHGDTLTVFVEGKIDRIDRADGDKRSARVVDYKTGTLPKEGEQGSLHLQLPLYAAAVARALGVEEVQALYISADKRGAISASPTDRSLEKTEARRRAIADRRGDATRVARRAVLGLWSGRIDPRPQKSDICEWCDARDVCRRPAVVPEEIEGDAEEGAAP, from the coding sequence CTCGCCGAGGTGATGCGCCGCGCCGACGAGCTGCTCGCCGCTCGCGGGCTCGTCGATCCGCGCGCCGGAGGCTTCGCCCTCGCCCGCGCCATCCGCTCGCGCCCCTGCGACGCGATCTTCGACGAGATGAACGCCCGTGAGGTGCTGCTCTCCGGCATGCTCAACTTCGAGCCCGACGATCTCGTCTGGCTCGAGGCGCTGAACGATCGCGCGCGCAAGGCGGGCGGCAGGGGCGTCTCCGTGACCTTGCCGCTCTTCACGGGGACGTCGCTGTTCGCCGAGCCGAGCGACGACGAGGAGGCCGTGGGGACGGTGGCCGCCGCGCTCGAGAAGCGCTGGGGCGAGCTGGAAAACGGGCCGGAGATCGACTGGCAGCACCTCGGCGAGGTCACGGCGCAACGGATCGTGCGCGCGGCGAATCCTGAAGGCGAGGCGCGCGCGGTGGCGGGCGAGGTGCTCGCGGCGCTCGGCAGCGGGATCCCGCCCGAGGCGATCGCGATCCTGGTGCCGCAGCTCGACGACACGGCGCTCGATCCGCTGCGCGCGGCGCTCGAGGATGCGCGCATCCCGTTCCACGAGCCGCGCGGGCCGTCGCCGGACACCTCGCCGGAGGGGCGGGCCGCGCTCGGGCTGCTCTCGCTCGCGGCGGGCCCGGTGACGCGCGAGCGGGTGATCGAGCTGCTTCGCGCGCCCGGCGTGCACGCGGGCATCTGGGTGGGCGAGCGCAGCGAGCGCGACGCGGAGGCGAAGGCGGCGCTGCTCGCGCACCGGCTGCGCGACGTGCCCGTGGAGGTGGATCGCTCGGGCAAGCTGCTCGTGGAGGTCTTGCGGGGCGCGATCGAGGCCGAGGGGCGCGGGGACGAGGCGTGGATGCCCGCGGCGATCGAGCGGATGCTCGCGAGCGTGCAGCGGGTGGCGGCTGGGCAGACGCGGGCCGAGATCGCGACGCGCTTCGATGCGCTCTGCGACAGGCTCCAGCTCGGCACGCCCTCGATGAACGAGCTCGGCGCGGCGCTGCGGATCGAGGCGCAGCGGGGCAGGTCGCTCGCGTTGCGGGCGATCGGCGAGGGCTCGGCGGCGGTGCGTGCGCTCCGGGATGCGGCGCGGGGCATCGTGGAGGCGGCGCTCGCGGTGGGCATGGAGTCGACCCCGACCAAGGTCGAGGAGATGCTGGCCGAGATCCGGCGCGCGGCGTCGGGCAGCCGCATCGACGGCGGCGGCGGGCGCGCGGGCGCGGTGCGGATCGCGCGGCCGACCGAGCTTTGCGGGATGAGGCACGAGCTTCTGATCGTGACCGGCCTGTCTCCGGCCGCGTATGGGCCGGAGGGGGAGGGCGCGCTCATCGACGAGCGGCTCTGGGCGGCGTTGCCCCCGGGGGCGCGGCCGAAGACGGCGCGCGAGCGCGATCGGGTGCGGCGGATGGAGCTGGCGTGGGCGATGGGCTCGGCGCGGCGGGTGATCCTGTCGCACGCGGCGGGCGAGGACGAGGGCGCGCAGCACCCGATCATCGCGCGGGCGGTGAAGGCGGGCGTGTCCTTGCGCCAGGAGCCCTCGTCGCGCGTGTCGCGCGCGGCGTCGCGGATCGATCCTCGCGGGGCCGAGCTGGTGGCGCTGTCGGCGGGCTCGTTGCCGGCGCCGCTCATCGCGGACCGGGTCTCGATCGAGCGGGCGAGGCTCGCGTTCTTCCTCGATCCGCGGGGCGAGGCCGGTCCGTTCACGGGCAGGATCGATTGCGAGGATCCCGCGCTCTCGGCGCACCTGCGGGCGTGCGTGGGCGGCGACACGCCCGAGCGTCCGATCAGCGTGACGAACCTCGAGAAGGCGGCGGGCTGCGCGTTCGCTGGCTTTGCGCGGCGCGTGTGGCGGACGCGCAGGAGCGAGGACGCGCTCGAGGCGGCCGATCCGCGCGAGCGCGGCAACCAGGTGCACGCCGCCGTGGCCGCGGCGTTCGCGGCGGCGCGGGACGCGGGCGGAAAGGCGAACCGGCAGAAGGCGCTCGTCGCCGCGCGCGATGCGGCGATCAAGGCCCTCGGCGCCGACAAGGAGGCCGCTCCGTTGCGGCGCGAGATCCTGACCACGGCGGTGGCGGACGCGCTCGCGCTCGTTGCGCACGGCCTCGCGGAGGAGGGTTTTTCTTTCGGCCTCGCCGAGCAGCCCTTCGGCCCTGACGAGCTTCCGCCGTGGGACGTGCTCCCGCTCCCGCCCGAGCCGGGCATCGACGGACAGACCGTATTCGTTCACGGCGATACGCTGACGGTGTTCGTGGAGGGCAAGATCGATCGCATCGATCGGGCCGACGGCGACAAGCGATCGGCGCGCGTGGTCGACTACAAGACCGGCACGCTGCCCAAGGAGGGGGAGCAGGGATCGTTGCACCTGCAACTACCGCTCTACGCGGCGGCCGTGGCGCGCGCGCTCGGGGTCGAGGAGGTGCAGGCGCTCTACATCAGCGCCGACAAACGCGGCGCGATCAGCGCTTCGCCCACCGATCGCTCGCTCGAGAAGACCGAGGCGCGGCGCCGCGCGATCGCCGACCGGCGCGGTGACGCGACCCGCGTGGCCCGGCGCGCGGTGCTCGGGCTGTGGAGCGGCCGGATCGATCCGCGCCCGCAGAAGTCCGACATCTGCGAGTGGTGCGACGCGCGCGACGTCTGCCGCCGCCCGGCCGTGGTGCCCGAGGAGATCGAGGGCGACGCCGAGGAAGGAGCCGCGCCGTGA